Proteins encoded in a region of the Suncus etruscus isolate mSunEtr1 chromosome 1, mSunEtr1.pri.cur, whole genome shotgun sequence genome:
- the LOC125995993 gene encoding lactoperoxidase-like, translated as MTAVTHCACARPSSALPSPGNVTRAPEVMWLLMRLGTLLVCLSWIQALSAQTTGPTAISEVVNQVKVQVNKAFLESRGRLKKALYSESPSPKYLSEYLKHARGPTRTAIRCGQIWEDTFKRLTKRAKTNTTVPRLDLSTLSWEVGCGTPVSAVSCDKDSPYRTITGHCNNRENPMLGAANRALARWLPAEYEDGLSLPYGWTPGKKRNGYPVPPARMVSNRVVGYLNEDILDSGRSLLFMQWGQVVDHDLDFAPDTELGSSEYSKAQCDQHCIQENNCFPIMLSSNDPNAKKHGKCMPFFRAGFVCPSPPYQSLPVREQINALTAFLDASLVYGSDPSVASRLRNLSSPLGLLAVNQEVSDRGLAYLPFDTRKPSPCEFINTTARVPCFQAGDSRSSEQTLLATIHTLLLREHNRLARELRKLNPLWDEERLYQEARRILGAFMQIITFRDYLPILLGNEMQKWIPPYNGYNQSVDPRIANVFTFAFRFGHLEVPATVSRLDEKYQPWGQEPELPLHTLFFNTWRIIYDGGIDPLVRGLLAKKSKLMAQHKLMTSDLRNKLFQPTHTIHGFDLAAINIQRGRDHGMPGYNSWRKFCGLSQPETLEELGAVLKNKILAKELLDLYRTPDNIDIWIGGISEPLVEGGRVGPLLTCILGKQFQQIRDGDRFWWENPEVFTQQQRESLWKVSFSRLVCDNTGITEVPLHPFQANNYPKDFVDCSAIDQLDLSPWASVGN; from the exons TCATGTGGCTCCTCATGCGTCTTGGCACCCTCCTGGTCTGCCTGTCCTGGATCCAGGCCTTGAGTG CACAAACCACAGGGCCAACTGCCATCTCTGAGGTTGTGAATCAGGTCAAGGTGCAAGTAAACAAGGCCTTCCTGGAGTCCCGGGGCAG ACTAAAGAAGGCCCTCTACTCTGAGTCCCCAAGCCCAAAATATCTCTCAGAATACCTCAAGCATGCCCGAGGGCCCACACGCACAGCCATCCGCTGTGGGCAGATTTGGGAGGACACCTTCAAGAGACTGACGAAGAGAGCCAAGACCAACACCACAG TCCCCAGGCTGGACCTGAGCACGCTGTCGTGGGAGGTGGGCTGCGGCACACCTGTGTCTGCGGTGTCATGTGACAAGGACAGTCCATACCGCACCATCACCGGCCACTGTAATAACAG GGAGAACCCCATGCTGGGCGCAGCCAACCGGGCGCTGGCGCGTTGGCTGCCCGCCGAATACGAAGATGGGCTCTCCCTTCCCTACGGGTGGACGCCGGGAAAGAAGCGGAACGGCTACCCGGTGCCGCCG GCGCGGATGGTATCCAATCGTGTGGTCGGTTACTTGAACGAGGACATCCTGGACAGCGGCAGGTCTCTGCTCTTCATGCAGTGGGGCCAGGTCGTGGACCACGACCTGGACTTCGCCCCTGACACCGAGCTGGGAAGTAGTGAGTACTCCAAAGCGCAGTGTGACCAGCACTGCATCCAGGAGAACAACTGCTTCCCCATCATG CTCTCAAGCAATGACCCTAACGCAAAGAAGCACGGGAAATGCATGCCTTTCTTCCGAGCGGGGTTCGTCTGCCCTTCGCCACCCTACCAATCACTACCAGTCCGGGAGCAGATCAATGCGTTGACCGCCTTTCTGGATGCCAGCCTTGTGTATGGGTCTGATCCCAGCGTGGCCAGCCGCCTCCGCAACCTCAGCAGCCCCCTCGGCCTCCTGGCTGTCAACCAGGAGGTGTCAGACCGGGGCCTGGCCTATCTGCCCTTTGACACCAGGAAGCCAAGTCCCTGTGAATTCATCAACACCACTGCCCGTGTGCCCTGCTTTCAGGCTG GAGATTCCCGATCCTCAGAGCAGACTCTACTGGCCACTATCCACACCCTCTTGCTCCGAGAGCACAATCGGCTGGCGAGGGAGCTAAGGAAACTCAATCCTCTGTGGGATGAAGAACGGCTCTACCAGGAGGCGCGGAGAATCCTTGGAGCCTTCATGCAG ATAATCACATTTAGGGACTACCTTCCCATCTTGCTAGGCAATGAGATGCAGAAATGGATCCCTCCTTACAATGGCTACAACCAGTCTGTGGATCCTCGAATTGCCAATGTCTTCACTTTTGCTTTTCGCTTTGGCCACTTGGAGGTCCCCGCCACTGTGTCTCGCCTAGATGAGAAATATCAGCCGTGGGGCCAGGAACCAGAGCTTCCCCTGCACACCCTCTTTTTCAACACCTGGAGAATCATCTATGATG GTGGAATCGACCCTCTGGTTCGGGGTCTGCTGGCCAAGAAGTCCAAATTGATGGCTCAGCATAAATTGATGACGAGTGATCTACGCAACAAGCTTTTCCAGCCAACTCATACGATCCACGGCTTTGACCTGGCCGCCATTAACATACAGCGGGGCCGGGACCATGGCATGCCAG GTTACAACTCCTGGCGAAAATTCTGTGGCCTCTCACAGCCAGAGACACTGGAGGAGCTAGGTGCTGTACTGAAGAACAAGATACTGGCCAAGGAACTTTTGGACCTCTACAGGACTCCAGACAACATTGACATCTGGATAGGGGGCATCTCTGAGCCCCTGGTAgaagggggtcgggtggggcCTCTCTTGACCTGTATCCTGGGGAAGCAATTCCAACAGATCCGAGATGGAGACAG GTTCTGGTGGGAGAACCCTGAGGTTTTCACTCAGCAACAGCGTGAGTCTCTCTGGAAAGTGTCCTTCTCGCGCCTTGTCTGTGACAACACCGGAATCACCGAGGTCCCCCTGCACCCATTCCAGGCCAACAACTACCCGAAAGATTTTGTGGACTGCTCTGCCATTGATCAGCTGGACCTCTCTCCCTGGGCCTCGGTGGGGAACTAG